The segment CAGGACTCCCTGCAAAATGATATGAACCAGGAAGTGGTGATGCTCTGGCATAAAGACAAAGACCTCAGCATGTTTTCAACCGACGACTGTATTGTATTGCCCGGCGGATTTTCCTACGGCGATTACCTGCGTTGCGGCGCTATTGCCCGTTTCAGCCCCATGATGGAAAGTGTGATCGCTTTTGCCAATAAAGGTGGTAAGGTGCTGGGTGTTTGTAATGGTTTCCAGATCTTGTGCGAAAGCCACCTGCTCCCCGGTGCTTTGTTGCGCAATGCCAATCAAAAATTCATTTGTAAGAATATTTACCTCGATGGAATAGGCGGTACAGCTCTAAAAATTCCGATCGCTCATGGTGAGGGCCGCTATTTTGCTGATGAAAAAACTTTGGATGAATTGGAAGCCAACGGCCAGGTGAT is part of the Lacibacter sediminis genome and harbors:
- the purQ gene encoding phosphoribosylformylglycinamidine synthase subunit PurQ; translation: MKFGIVVFPGSNCDRDMQDSLQNDMNQEVVMLWHKDKDLSMFSTDDCIVLPGGFSYGDYLRCGAIARFSPMMESVIAFANKGGKVLGVCNGFQILCESHLLPGALLRNANQKFICKNIYLDGIGGTALKIPIAHGEGRYFADEKTLDELEANGQVIYRYCDENGLITPEANPNGAIRNIAGISNKEGNVFGMMPHPERATSTILGNTDGRKILNALLINAAVAI